The DNA region GTCCTGGAGCCTCTCGCGCACGCGTTCGCAGTCGCCGTTGCACTCGTCCATGCCCTCGCAGTGCTCGGACCTCAAGCGTTCACCCTCGCCGCCGTTCCCGCACGCGAAGCGAAGGGCTTCCGCCCCGGTGCCCCTTCCGCTTGACCTCTTGGGGCCGCCCGCCGACCCTGCCGCTACGGCGACGCCCACGGACACGACCAGTGCCGCGGCCAGCGCCAGCGCCACCACCACCGTGCTCTTCCTCTTCATCCACTCTCACCTCCTTATCTCCATACATATCGCCGTGTTTACGGGCCCTCGGCAGGGATGCCGTCGATGCCCCGCGAGCCCGCCTGCATTCCCGCGACCCGCCCGCCGCCCCTCCCCGGGACCGTTCCCGGGCCGTGCGCGGCGCCTTCCCGCCGCCGGGGATACCTCCGTCCGGCGACGCCGCGGTTTTTCGCCCCGCCTTTCCGGAGCCTCCGACCTTAGATACGCTCGCCGGCCTCCAAATGTACGCGATTGCGGCAATGGGCTCGAGCGGGCGCGCGGCCGGTAGGGGCGGGGTTCGTCTCCCGGAAACGGACGGCGCGAGCAGGGGGTGGAAGATCATGGCCGCGTATGCGTACATATGATTAAGTCATGGCGTATTAAGGGTTGAGAACAACGAAAGGATGTTCGCTTGACGCCCCTCGAGGAGCTTGCGGTAAGGACGGCCGGCGGAGACCGGGACGCTTTCGCGGAGCTGTATCGGTCGCTGATCGACCCCGTGTTCCGCTACCTTTACTGGAACACCGGGTCGCAGGAGGATGCCGAGGACCTTGCGGAAGAGGTGTTTCTCAAAGCCCTTCTGAACATGGGTTCGTTCGATCCCAGGCGCGGCCCCTTCAAAGCCTGGATCTTCCGCATCGCACGCAACCTCATGATCGACCATCAGCGCAGGCGGAGCAGGAGGGGTTGTGAGGAGCTGGGCGAAGACGTCGATGACGGCTCCGAGCCGGTACCGCAGCGTCTCGAGGACGAGGAGCGCGCGCGGACCCTGCGGGAATGTCTGCGCGAGCTGCCCTCGGCACAGCGACAGGTGATAGCCATGAAGTATTTCGCGGGGATGAGCAATGCGGAGACGGCGAGAGCGCTGGGCAGGAGCGAGGGAGCGGTGAACGCCCTGCAGAACCGTGCCCTGCGCCGCCTGGGCAAGAGCCTGCGCGAGCTCGGTTGGGAGTGATCTTACCATGAGAGCCAGAGAGAGGAAGGAACTGGAAACACGCGGGGGGGCTTTTCTCGCTAGCATTGAGGGGCCGAGCGCGCCCCGTCGCCTGCGGGAATACGGAGCGCAGCGGATCTGGTCGCAGGCGCAATCCCTGAAGGAGTCCGGAGCCGGGGCGGAGGTCCGGCGCCTCGTCCGCAACCCCGCCTTGCTGCGACACGCCCTGGTGGCCTGCATCATCCTGTTGCTGGTCCTGACCCTTTCCACCACCGGCGCCTACGCCCTCTCCTCCGGGGCGCAGCCGGATTCCGCCCTCTACGGGTTGAAGATCTTCTTCGAACGGGCGCGCCTCGCCCTGACCTTCTCGGGCTTGGAGGAGGCGCGCGTGGAGATGGAGTACTCGCTGCGCCGCATGGAGGAGATCGAGAACCTGGCCTCGCGCGGCACGGGGAAGGGAGCCGACCGCTGGCTCGCGGAATACGCCCGCAACCTCGAGGGAGCCGGATCCTACCTGGAGAGCGTCTTTAACGAGGAGGCATCCGCCCTCTCCCTCGGTTTCCAGGAGATGCTCGATGCCCAGGCAAAGCGCCTGGAAAGCCTGCGCGACCTCGAGCCGTCACAGCTCGTGGAGAGCCTCGACGCCGCGTATCATGCCTGCAACCGGCAAAGGGAACGCATGCGGCGCCGCTGCGGTACCGATGGAGGAGAAAAGGACGGCGGTAAAGGCCAGCCGGACGACGGCGGAAAGAGCGGGAACGGTCAAGGGGGGCCGGGCTGTTCCTCCGAGAGCGAGGGCTCTGTTCCATCAGGTTCGGGAGACGCTACATGCTCGCAGCAGACCGGCACCGAAAGCGCCGCCGCTGCCACGGGAAACAACGATGACGAGATCGGCGGACAGGCGCAACCGCAAGATGGGGAGCGGCTATACGAGGGTCCATACGGCGGTAAGACGGGAGGATCTTCCGCGACGCCCGGGACCGAAGGCGAGGGATCCCCTGGCGGCTACATGCCCCGCCGGGGATGCCATATGCCCTGAGCTGCGCCGGCAATCCTCTAAATCAGTGGTCAGCTTTCCCGGTTGCATACCCCACCGGGGACGCCGTTCGCCTTGGACTACGCCGACGATCTCCAAAAAAGACTTTGTAGACTTTCCAAGTCGCATGCACAGCCGGGCGCCATGCGACATGAAAAACAGCCCCTAGGGAACCGGGGGCTGGTCCTGTGCGGGCTCAGGGGTCGTCGCCACTTTCTCCTCCTCGATGCCCGGCGCTGCCTCCCCCGGGGTGTCCAGGATCACGACGGGTATCTCTCCCGGCTTGACGTAGCCCATACGGCGCGCCTCTCCCTCCACGTAACGGTCGGTGAGGTCCCGCGCCCTGCGCTCCTCCAGGGTCCGGGTGATCTCCTCCTCCTCCGCCAGGCGGGCCTCCGTGGCCGCCAGGTTCCGGCGGCTCTCCACCAGGCGCGTCACCGGGGCCCTGAGGAACAGCGCCACGATCCCCAGGCATACCAGCAGGAGGAAGGCCATCAACAGCCGGCGCCGGCGCCTGGCACGGGGCGAGATCTCGACGCGGCGACGGCGCTCCTTCACCTCCGCTCCCGCCGACCTGACGGCATCACCCGGGGAGCCTCCCGCAATTACCCGCAGCCGCTCTCCGCCGCCAGCGGGGCCCATCCTTCCGGGCGAGGACCTCGCCGTACGCCTGCCCCTTGGCGCCGCCGCCGGACGCTCTCCGAGATCCCGGCGTTCCCTTCCCCGCTTACAGCTCGTGCTTTGGTTCGGCCTTGCGGCGGCCCGTGTCGGCCTCGCGCGCCCTCCGGACGCCTTTCCGCCCCCCTGGCGAGTACGCGCGCGGCCAGTGCCTCTTTTCTCGCGGCGCATCGCTTTACTCTTTTTCCCCTCTGCAACAACAATATCTTTTCTCATCACTCATATTATAATCCATCAATATTTTACAGGTCTATAATCTTACAAAAACATTCAACGGCATCAGGCCCGCTTGTGAGGAACCGGCGCCGCCGGATCCGCCCCTCGCGCATCCCCGCCTTTCCCCGGCTGCCCTGGCGACAGGGGAGGGCCGCCGATGGCTGCGCCGAGGGACTGGAAACGTAACCCGTTTTCTCATATAGGGTGGTCGGGGATGGGAGACCCGCCGATGGCTGCGCCGAGGGAGCGGTGACACCACCTCCCTCACGGGTTGATGACAGGCCTCCGCCCAGCCAAAGGGGAGTGGGGGTTACCGTCACCACCCCGTCGAGGGGATATCCGCCGGGAAGAGGCCGCCGGCGCGGCCGGCGTTTGCCGGGATTCCCTCTACGAGGAACTCGGGGCCGGCATCATCCCGGAGGGCCGTCCTCCGTCCAGCGCAGGCTCTCCGCCAGCTCCTCCAGCTCCCGCCTCTTCGCGGGGTCGATGCGCTCCCAGGCGAACTCGGGGCCGGCATCATCCCGGAGGGCCGTCCTCCGTCCAGCGCAGCCTCTCCGCCAGCTCCTCCAGCTCCCGCCTCTTCGCGGGATCGATGCGCTCCCAGGCGAACTCGGGGCCGGCATCATCCCGGAGGGCCGTCCTCCGTCCAGCGCAGCCTCTCCGCCAGCTCCTCCAGCTCCCGCCTCTTCGCGGGGTCGATGCGCTCCCAGGCGAACTCGCTCTCGTCGGTGTAGAAACCCTTGTCCGCGCACTCCCGCGGGTCGAAGGCGGCGGAGATCCTGCGCTGCCACTGGTTGAAGTTGCCGGCCAGGGGGCTCAGTGCCTTGCGCACCGGCGCGATGAACGCGGATAGGGGGGTCATGCACAGGCGAATGGCGTTGAGGGTGGAGCTGAACTCCATGGGATTGAGGGAGTCCAGGCTCTCCTTGCTGTCCACGGAATAGGCGTACAGCACCTCGCAGTGCGCCCAGGCGTTGTTCTCGTAGGGGACGAAATAGGGATTGTTACCCCCGTCCTCCATGAAGGCGCCGCGCGCGAAGAACTCCTGCTTGGCGGCGGCGATGGCGTCCACCCATTTCATCTGCAGGTCCAGGGCTTCGTTGCCGTCAAGGCAGGTGCCGAAGATCCCTCCCGGCCGGAAGGCCAGGGGGATGATGCTCACGCGCAGGAAGTTCAGGGGCATGAAGGCGGCCAGGGGACCCATCCTGTTCACGTCGAGCATGAACCCCTGGTGGTCGAGGACGATGCGCTTGAGCACCTTTTCCTGGTAATCCGCCTCCTCCCGGCTGTCACCGGCGATGACGAAGGTGAGGGGGTAGGCCAGGGTATCGGACAGGATGGACCGCAGAGCCCTGGTCTCGAGGATGTTCATGCCCGAATGCGGCATCACCAGGGCGGTGTAGGCCACGGGCGCGATGCGCACCGCGGCGTATCCTATCTCCGCCTCCCCTATCTTGTACATGGCGTCGGCGAACTCCCGCGCCCCCGGGAAGAAGATCATGTAGAAGCGGACGTTCTCCGGCACCTCCACGCGGGAGTCCAGCACCAGCCCCTCGGCCTCCAGGCGCGGCGGACCGGGCCAGTTGTAGAGCTTGACCGCGCACTTGGTAAATACTCCCATGCCGGACAGGGCCCCCAGGGCGCCGCGCATGATCCCGCGCAGGGAGGGACCCGGCCCGTCGCCGCTGTACCATCCCAGGCCGGAACCGGGCGTGCCCAGCCTCAGCACCTCCCCGTCCGGCAGCACCCATTCCACCCCCAGCACGTTGCGCGCGCTGTAGGCCATGTAGATGCAATCGTGGCCCACACCGCTCATGGAGGTGGCGCTGGCCAGGGGAGAACAGGAGGGGCCCGCCCCTATGATGTGGGTGTTCAGGCCCAGCTTCATGGCCTCGGCCTGGAGCTGCGCCCCGCTCACGTAGGGCTCCACCACGGCGATCATGTTGCGCTCGTCGATCTCCAGGATGCGGTCCATGCGCCGCAGGTCTATCTGCACCACTCCCTCGGTGGTGGGGCCTGACGCCGCGCCCCAGCCGGTGGAGAGGGCCTTGAACCTGAGGCCGTGGCTGTTGCAGGTCCTGATCACCGCCTGCACCTCCCCGGTGGTGGAGGGCAGCACCACCGCCACCGGCCGCTTGATCCACAACGCTGGATCGTCGTTGAGGAAGGGCTGCCAGGCATATCCTTCCAGCACCGCGGGCTCCCGGGAGACGTTCTCGGCCCCCACCGCCTCCTCGAGCTCCTTGTATGCCTCGTCCGAGATCATCTTCACCTCCAGGGGTCGGCGCCGCGCGCGGCGCGATCATGACGAGCCGTCATCCACCCACCCCAGATGATAGCCCAGGAATCGCCGCCCCGTAAACGCTCATCAGAGGGAAGGGACGTCTTCCCGTATGGTGATCTGGCCGGCACGGCGGGGGTCTGCGCCCAAGGCCTGCTCGCGAAGCGCCCCGGGAGCGCCTCGGGCGGGCGGCCCGCGGAAGGGGCGGCTCCGGGCGGCGGAGGGTTCCCGGGATGAGTGCGGGTCGCGTCCCCGTAAGCACCCTATTGCAAGGCGGGTCGATATTCCGAAAACGAATGGAGGCGGCTCCGGCGGCGGACCTCAACACGATGACCCGCAGACCGTGCAGTGGATGGTGTTGGTGACGGGCATGCCCTCCTCGCCCGGCCTCTTTACCCCCGCCGTTATCACCACCACATCCCCCGCTTCCGCCAGGCCTTCCGCGCGCGCCGCCTCCTCCGCGGCGATGAACATCCTGTCCGCGCCGCCCGCCATCCCCTCCAGGCGTGGCAGCACTCCCCAGTAGAGGGTCATGCGCCTGGCCGTCCGCTCGTGCGGCGTGGGGGCGAGGATGGGCTGGCCGGGTCGGAAACGGCTCACCTGCAGGGCGGTGAAGCCCGAATCCGTGGGGGTGACGATGGCCTTCGCATCCAGGCGCAGGGCCAGCTCGCAGGCGGCGTAGGCCACCGCCTCCACCTTTCCCCGGTGTATCCAGCGCCGGCGCTCCTCCAGCCAGCGCTCGTAAGGCAGGGCGGTCTCGGCGTTGAGCACGATGCGCCGCATGGTGCTCACCGCCTCCACCGGATAGGCTCCCACGGCGGTCTCTCCCGAGAGCATGACCGCGTCGGCCCCCTCCAGCACCGCGTTGGCCACGTCGCTCACCTCCGCGCGGGTGGGGCTGGGATGATCAATCATGCTCTGGAGCATCTGGGTGGCGATGATCACCGGCTTGCCGCAGCTCGCCGCCGACTCCACGATACCCTTCTGCAGCAGGGGGACCTCCTCCAGGGCCATCTCCACCCCCAGATCTCCCCTGGCCACCATCACCGCGTCCGCCTCCGCGATGATCTCCTCCGTCCTCTCCACCGCCGCCCGCCTCTCTATCTTGGCGATGACGGGGAGGGAGGAACCCCTCTTCCCCAGTTCCTCGCGCAGCAGGGCGATGTCGGCGGCCGATCCCACGAAGGAAAGCGCCACCCAGTCGATGCCCAGGGAGAGGCCCACCTCAAGGTCGCGGAGGTCCTTTTCCGTGAGGGCGGGCAGGCCCAGCTCGACCCCGGGCGCGCTGATGCCCTTGCGGGACCGCAGCCTGCCCCCCACCTCCACCCTGCAGCGGGCCCCGACGGGAGACGCCTCCAGAACCCGCAGGCGAAGCGCCCCGTCGTCCAGCAGGACCTCGTCCCCGGACCCCAGAGCTCCCGTAAGCCCCTCTTCCTCCACGGGGATGCAAGAGGCGGAGCATCCCGGCTGCAGGCTGGCACTGAGCACCACCTCCTGCCCCGGTGAGAGGTCGATGCCGCCTCCCGGCAACACCCCCACGCGCAGCTTGGGCCCCATGAGATCCAGGACCACCCCCACCTCCCGTCCCGCCCGCCTCGCGGCCCCCCGCAGGGCGGCGACCTCCTCGGAGATGAGGGCATGGGAGGCATGCGAGGCATTGATGCGGGCCACGTCCATACCCGCGCGCACCATCTTCTCCAGCACGGCAGGGTCACGGACGGAAGGGCCCAGGGTGGCTATGATCTTGGTCTTGCTGCGTCCCGTCACCTCTCAACCTCCCGGCAAAGCCACACGGCAGATGCCGCCCTCGCCGCAGTAGAGGATCCCGTTCCCGGCCTCGTCCCAGGCCAGGGGGCAGGCGGCTGAGACGCGCGTGAAGCGGTATATCCTGCCGGCGTCGTAATCCAGGTATTCCAGTCCCTTGTCACCGATATAGGCGACGCGCGCCATGCGGCGGGAGGGATAGAATCGGTAGCGGGCTGCATCGTCGCCCAGCGATTCGCTGCTGGCCGCCTTTTTCTCCTCACCCGTATCCCCCACCTCGAACCAAACCGCCCTGGTCGCGGCCTGATCCGAGGGCCTCCAGGCGGCCACGTAGAGGGTCTTGTCAAGCCGGGGCCACCACAGGAAAAGCGGCTCCTCCTTGCAGGAGGCCAGGTATTCCCATCCCTGCCGTCCCCGGGTCGCCACCTGGAGGTAATATTCCGAACCTCCGCTCCCCTCCGCCAGGTACCCTCTCCCCCTCGAGGCCACCCTGCCGCCCGCTGGGTCCCAGGCCGCGAGCTCGGCCCGCGGCGCCAGCATCTCCGCCTCTCCGCTTTCGGAATCCATGACCCACATCTGCGCCGCGCTCCCCGGCCGCCCCTCCCCCTTAGATCTGGTCCAGAGGATGAATCTTCCATCAGGGGAAGGAAGGGGGTCGTAGTCGACCTCGGGTCCTGAGGTCAGCCTCACCTCCTCCCCGGTCTCGGCGTCCAGGAGGCGGATGTCACCGCCGTCCTCGTAGACCAGGCGGCGGGAATCTCCCACCCAGGCGACGCCCCGTGCGCCCGTCTCACGCTCCAGCACCGCCTCCCCGACCCGGGATAGGTCGAAGACGCGCAGGAGCGATGTCGCGCTCCCGGTCGGGGATTCCAGTACTGCCAGCAGCCTCCCGTCCCCGCATACCTCGAGGTCCAGGACCTCTCCGCCCGCGGTGGGCAGCACCAACTCCCCCGCGGACTCCACCTCACGCACCGGCGTCTTGGGGGCCACCACCATGCCGGAGAGGATGTCCAGCATGAGGTAGCTGATCCCCACCAAGACGGCGCAGGCGGCCACCATCACCACCACGACGACCACAAAACGCTTGGAGATGGCCTTTCACCCCTTCCCTTCACCGGCAGCGCATTTCACGGACGGGATAGATCACCATGCGCTTTTCCGCCGCCACCATCAGCGCTTCAGGGCATCCCGACCCGGGAACCTCGCCGCGTCTCCCAGCTCCTCCTCGATGCGCAGGAGCTGGTTGTACTTGCAGACACGGTCGGTGCGCGCCGGCGCGCCGGTCTTTATCAGTCCGCACCCGGTGGCGACCGCCAGGTCGGCGATGGTGGTGTCCTCGGTCTCCCCGGAGCGGTGGGATACTACGCGGGCGTAGCCGGACTGCAGGGCGTGGTCCATCACCTCCAGGGTCTCGGTAAGGGTCCCGATCTGGTTGAGTTTGATGAGGATGGCGTTGGCCACTCCCTCCTCGATACCCCTCTTGAGTATGCGCAGGTTGGTGACGAAGATGTCGTCTCCCACCAGACGCACCCGGTCACCCAGGCGCGCGGTGAGGAGTTTCCATCCTTCCCAGTCCCCCTCCGCCATGCCGTCCTCGATGAGCACGATGGGAAACTCTTCCACCAGGCCTCGGTAGTAGTCCACCAGCGTCTCCGCGTCCATCTCCCTTCCCTCGCCGGAGAAGAGGTAGCGGCCTTCCTCGAAGAGCTCGCTCGCCGCCACGTCCACGGCCAGGACGACGTCGTCGCCGGGGCGGTATCCGGCGGCCTCTATGGCCTCCACGATCACCTCCAGGGCGGCGCGGTTGTTCTCCAGGCTGGGCGCGAACCCGCCCTCGTCTCCGATGCCGGTGCTCAGGCCACGCTTCTTCAGCACGCCGCGCAGGGAGTGGTAGACCTCCGCGCCCATACGCAAGGCCTCGCGGAAACTTTCCGTCCCCCAGGGAAGCACCATGAACTCCTGGATGTCGACGTTGTTGTCGGCGTGCGCACCCCCGTTGAGGATGTTCATCATGGGCAGGGGCAGGAGAACCGCCTCGCTCCCGCCCAGGTAAGCGTAAAGGGACTGTCCCCTCTCCAGGGCCGCAGCCCTCGCCGCCGCCAGGGATACCGAGAGGATGGCGTTGGCTCCCAGGCGCGACTTGTCCTCGGTGCCGTCCAGCTCGATGAGGGTGCGGTCGATCTCCTCCTGGGCGGAGACCTCCATGCCCAGCAGGCGCGGCGCGATCTCCTCGTTGACGTTGCGCACCGCCTTGAGCACCCCCTTGCCCCCATACCTCTCGTCCCCGTCGCGCAGCTCCAAGGCCTCCAGGGTGCCGGTGGACGCGCCCGAGGGCACGGCGGCGCGGCCCACCCCCCAGGCCCCGTGCACCTCCGCCTCCACCGTGGGGTTGCCCCGCGAATCCAGTATCTCGCGCGCTCTGATGGCCTTGATCTCGGACATCCCTACCTCCTGTAAGACATATGCCGTTCTGGAAGGGCTTTCCCGCCAGCGGTCCGTGTCCGGCTCCATGCTCTCCTCTCGCTCACCGAACCGCCTTCGCCAAAAGGATCGCCCGTAGACCTGGAACGAGGTTCGGAAGTGAGTCGCCGGCCACCGAGACAGAGCGTGCAGTTCATCTCCTCCTTACCTCGCTCACACCTATTATAAACACCAACATATCTCCCGGGTCATCCGGGACGGGGAAAGCCCGCCGCTCCCCGGACCGCAGGACTCGCGGCCAGGCCCTGCAGACGGCGGATCCCGCCGGCATACGTTTCACTCCCACGGCTCCTGCCGTGGTGCGGATGCAGAAGAGGACGGCGGGGTTTACGGGCATGAGAAGTCCCGGGGGCGGGGCCTTAAGGGATGGAGCGGCTCTGCGGTCCGCGGGGCTTCAGTCTGATGCTCGACGTGGATCGGGCTCAGCTTCCCGTGTAGCCCTCGGCGAAATACCAGCGGCGCGAGGGCGCGTTGGTTCCCTGGGAACAGCTTCCCCCGTCCCGGTTCCTGTAGTCGAAGTACATGGCGCGCTCCGCCACCAGGGGACGGTCGGCCTCCACCCGGGTGGAGAACTCGGCGTTCCCCAGGCCGGGGAGGTCGTCCACGTGTACGGTGTAGCGCGACTTGCCGGATATCAGCACCTCCTGCTCGAAGGTGTTCCCGTCCCCCTTCATATAGGTCAGCACGACCTTCGCCGGCGAATCGCCGGGATTCTGGAGGAGCAGGTAGGTGTCGAACGCGCCCCCGGTGTAGCCCTCGGCGAAGTACCACGCCTCTGCCGGCTCCCTCACTCCCATGGCCGTGTGGCCACCCCTGCGGCCGAAGTAGGAGAAATACATGGCGCGCTCCGCCACCAGGGGACGGTCGGCCTCCACCCGGGTGGAGAACTCGGCGTTCCCCAGGCCGGGGAGGTCGTCCACGTGTACGGTGGCGCGGCTGCGCGCCGCCACCTCGAGAGAGAGTTCCCTGGTGGTGGCGTCGGGCAGCATGAAGGTGAGCTTCGCCTCGGCCGCCTCTTCCTCCGGATTGGCCAGGAGTATGTAGGTGTCGAACTCGTCCCCGGTGTAGCCCTCGGCGAAGTACCACGCACGTTCCGGCGAGGGGGTCCCCTCCGCCGCGCTGCCGCCCGCGTGGCCCCGGTAGCGGAAGTACATGGCGCGCTCCGCCACCACCGGGAGATCGCTCTGGAAATGGGCCGAGAACTCACCGTCCTCCATGCCCGGCTCCATGTCCATCCAGATGGTCATGCGCGAGGAGGGAGGCAGGGTGTAATAGAGGCGGTCGACCTCGCCCCCGTTCCCCAGGAAGGAGACCTCCAGGTGGGCCTGGGCCTGGTTGGGGTTCTGGACCAGGAAGAAGGTATCGAACTCGCCCCCGGTGTAGCCCTCGGCGAAGTACCACGCATCACAGGCCTCGGGAAGGCCCATGCAGGCATGCCCCCCTTTGATGCCGTTGCCCAGGAAATCGAAGTACATGGCGCGCTCCGCCACCACCGGCTTCTCGCCGTCCACCGCGATGGACACCTCCGCGTTCTGCACGCGGTCGTTCACGCAGATGGTGTGGCGGGAGTGCGGTGCCACCTCGTAGGTCTCCTCCATGGCGCCGCCCCCGGGGAACATGTAGGTGATGGCGCATACCGCGGGGACATCCCCGGGATTCTGGAGGAGGAGGTACTCGTCGAAGTTCTGGGAGGCGATGGAGAAAAAGTGGGTCTGCAACCCCACCACGGAGGCGAAGAGCGTCCCGCTCACCGCCCTGCTCCCCGCGCTGCCGTCGATGCGTATCTGCTTGACCCGGCCGGAGGTCCATCGGGAGACGACCTCCAGGCCGTAGAGCGTCCCCACCGCGGTGTCGGCGTTTGCGTTGAGCCTCGCCTGCAGCTCCTCCCAGGTCATGGTAACCTGCCAGTCGTGGTCCTCGTCGGCGGCACAGGCGTCGTCGGGCACCGGGCTCAGATAGGGCACGGGGTTTCCGCCCCAGGCCTCGTCCGTCCCCGCGGTGTAGCCTCCGCAGCATGAGCTGTAGGCGGCGATGATAGGCTGGCCTCCGTAGGTGATGATCTCCCCCGCGGTGGCGTTCACCGCCGCCACGGTGTTGGGCCTTTTCGCGGGGTCGATCTGCTCGTTGAAAGCCTGGCAGCAGCTGCCGTAGGGACAGATGTCGTAGCCGTCCTTGGCGTGCTTGCCCCGCGCGATCACCGAGAGGACATAGGTGCGGGCGGCTACCGCGAGCACCCTCAAACCCTGGGCCGGCCAGGTGTCCGGCTCCTCCTGCAGGCGGTAGAGGTATTCCCTGAGGGGATAGGTGCGCACCACGTTATCGCGGCACAGCACCCTTATGGGCATGTCGTCGCTCACGCGTGAGAAGTCCACCCCCTTGTAATAGGCGCGGATGATCTGGTGGTATTCCTCGCCGCGCAGGGCGCGGAAATAGACGCCGGCCATGCACATACCCACCCCGTGGCCCCTGCCGTGGCCCACGAAGGTGATCTTGCCCCCGCCCGCCGCCGCCTCCTCTTCCGTCCCGGCGGGCCCCCCGGGGAAAAGGGCCACGAGCAGGGCGATCACGCAGGCGGCCGCCGTAAGCACGCGTCCCCTGCGAAGCCTCCCGTCAGCGAGTCGCCCTCTCACCGGTTCGTCCCCTTTCTCCGCCACCTCATTCCTTTCCCGAGCCGCCGTCCGGCTCGAAACGCGCTGCCTCGCCGTCTCGGGACGGGAAACTTCCGCCACCCTCCGCGCCCCGCGCCTTGCCGGTTCCCTATCCCGGACCTTTTATCGGCTCTACGCGGCATCTCCGGGCGTCGACGCCCGGATTCCCTGTCCATAAACAACATTAATTGCATTATACAACAATAATATAAAACTGCAACAAAAGTGTCTTTTTTGTTGCCGCCCATATGCATGCGTCGGAAGTGGACTGCCCGGCGGACAACCCTTTCCGCCCTCCCCGTGAGACGGCGATCGCGCCTCGGCGACGGCCTCGCGCGAGGAGGGCGAGCGTACATACGCCGCCCTGCCGGTTGCCCGTGGTGGTCCAAGACGGGAGGGGGAGTGATCCCGGGAGCTGATCGACCGGCGAGGCCGCGGGAAGGCCCATGCCCCTTCTCAGATCACGCCGTCCTTGATGGCCTTGATGATCACCTGGGCGCGGTCCTCGACCTCCAGCTTGCGGAAGATATTGCGCAGGTGGGTCTTGACCGTGCTTATGGTGATGCCCAGCTCGCGGGCGATGGACTTGTTGCTGTATCCCTTGGCCACCAGACGGAGGATATCCGATTCTCTCTCGGTCAACTCCTCGTACACCCCCCTGCGCTCGTCCTCCAGATGCAGGGAACCTCCCTGCTGCTGGAGCACGGCTACCAGCTTCTGGGTTATGGTAGAAGCCACCAAAGGAACGCCCTCCGCCGCGGACTGGATCGCCTTGACCAGTTGCTCCTTGCCGCAGTCCTTGAGGATGTAGCCGATGGCCCCCGCCCGGATGGCCTCTGCGGCGATCTCCAGGTCATCGTATACCGTGAGGATGATGGCCTGCACCCCGCGCGTCTCGGGATCGTTCTTCAGCCGCCGCACCACCTCGATACCGCTGATGTCGGGAAGCTTCACGTCCACCAGCATCACCCGGGGCTTGAGCGCACGCGCGATCTCCAGCGCCTCTTCGCCGTTGCAGGCCTCGCCCACCAGGCGCACCCCCCGCTCTTTTTCCAGCAGGCGGCTTATGCCCATGCGCGCGATCTCGTGGTCGTCCACCACCGCGAGGGTTATCTCATCCACTGGCCTGGAGCCCCCTTTCCGAGAGGGACGAAACCGGCATGCTGAAGATGACGCGTGTCCCGCCCCCGGGCCGCGATTCGAACGTCACGCTGCCCTGCATGAGCTCCGCCCTCTCCTCCATCCCCCTCATGCCTAGGCAGTCCCCTAAGGCCATGCGCTCACGCACCTCGCGCTCCGCGAATCCCACCCCGTCGTCCTCGATCCTCATCTCCACCCGCCCGTCGCGCCCGTCTAGGAAGAACGCGACCCTGCCGGCTCCCGCATGGCGGGCGATGTTGGAGAGCGCCTCCTGGGCCACCCGGAAGAGCGTCACCTCTTCCAGCGGACCCAGTCCGCCCATGTCGCCCCGGATCTCGAAGTCCAGTTC from Actinomycetota bacterium includes:
- a CDS encoding RNA polymerase sigma factor, with the protein product MTPLEELAVRTAGGDRDAFAELYRSLIDPVFRYLYWNTGSQEDAEDLAEEVFLKALLNMGSFDPRRGPFKAWIFRIARNLMIDHQRRRSRRGCEELGEDVDDGSEPVPQRLEDEERARTLRECLRELPSAQRQVIAMKYFAGMSNAETARALGRSEGAVNALQNRALRRLGKSLRELGWE
- the pyk gene encoding pyruvate kinase is translated as MTGRSKTKIIATLGPSVRDPAVLEKMVRAGMDVARINASHASHALISEEVAALRGAARRAGREVGVVLDLMGPKLRVGVLPGGGIDLSPGQEVVLSASLQPGCSASCIPVEEEGLTGALGSGDEVLLDDGALRLRVLEASPVGARCRVEVGGRLRSRKGISAPGVELGLPALTEKDLRDLEVGLSLGIDWVALSFVGSAADIALLREELGKRGSSLPVIAKIERRAAVERTEEIIAEADAVMVARGDLGVEMALEEVPLLQKGIVESAASCGKPVIIATQMLQSMIDHPSPTRAEVSDVANAVLEGADAVMLSGETAVGAYPVEAVSTMRRIVLNAETALPYERWLEERRRWIHRGKVEAVAYAACELALRLDAKAIVTPTDSGFTALQVSRFRPGQPILAPTPHERTARRMTLYWGVLPRLEGMAGGADRMFIAAEEAARAEGLAEAGDVVVITAGVKRPGEEGMPVTNTIHCTVCGSSC
- a CDS encoding septum formation initiator family protein, coding for MKERRRRVEISPRARRRRRLLMAFLLLVCLGIVALFLRAPVTRLVESRRNLAATEARLAEEEEITRTLEERRARDLTDRYVEGEARRMGYVKPGEIPVVILDTPGEAAPGIEEEKVATTPEPAQDQPPVP
- a CDS encoding PD40 domain-containing protein — its product is MVVVVVMVAACAVLVGISYLMLDILSGMVVAPKTPVREVESAGELVLPTAGGEVLDLEVCGDGRLLAVLESPTGSATSLLRVFDLSRVGEAVLERETGARGVAWVGDSRRLVYEDGGDIRLLDAETGEEVRLTSGPEVDYDPLPSPDGRFILWTRSKGEGRPGSAAQMWVMDSESGEAEMLAPRAELAAWDPAGGRVASRGRGYLAEGSGGSEYYLQVATRGRQGWEYLASCKEEPLFLWWPRLDKTLYVAAWRPSDQAATRAVWFEVGDTGEEKKAASSESLGDDAARYRFYPSRRMARVAYIGDKGLEYLDYDAGRIYRFTRVSAACPLAWDEAGNGILYCGEGGICRVALPGG
- a CDS encoding FAD-binding oxidoreductase, which codes for MISDEAYKELEEAVGAENVSREPAVLEGYAWQPFLNDDPALWIKRPVAVVLPSTTGEVQAVIRTCNSHGLRFKALSTGWGAASGPTTEGVVQIDLRRMDRILEIDERNMIAVVEPYVSGAQLQAEAMKLGLNTHIIGAGPSCSPLASATSMSGVGHDCIYMAYSARNVLGVEWVLPDGEVLRLGTPGSGLGWYSGDGPGPSLRGIMRGALGALSGMGVFTKCAVKLYNWPGPPRLEAEGLVLDSRVEVPENVRFYMIFFPGAREFADAMYKIGEAEIGYAAVRIAPVAYTALVMPHSGMNILETRALRSILSDTLAYPLTFVIAGDSREEADYQEKVLKRIVLDHQGFMLDVNRMGPLAAFMPLNFLRVSIIPLAFRPGGIFGTCLDGNEALDLQMKWVDAIAAAKQEFFARGAFMEDGGNNPYFVPYENNAWAHCEVLYAYSVDSKESLDSLNPMEFSSTLNAIRLCMTPLSAFIAPVRKALSPLAGNFNQWQRRISAAFDPRECADKGFYTDESEFAWERIDPAKRRELEELAERLRWTEDGPPG